A stretch of DNA from Nitratireductor thuwali:
TAACTTCTATCATGCAGGGCGCGGAGCATTCCACGCGCATCGCCGGATTGGGGATAGCCCGACCGGGCGGCAACCTCCTCGAGCACCTCCCGCGCCTCTTCAGGATGGACGGCAAGCGTGTGGACCGCCGCTTTCAGGCGCACCTGAATGTTTGGATGCCCATAGAGTTCCGAAAGGTGGCTGCGCTCGTCTCCGGGACGCCGTTTCAATTCCTGCGAGACCAGCGTCATCTGGTCATAAAGCCGATTGTAGCGACGCGTATCGAGGTCCAACTCCGCCTCGTACTGAGCGGCACCGATTTCCGCAAACCTCGAAATCAGTTGCGCCGTAGACAGCAGTTCAAGGCTCGTCTTTGTCATTGCTTCAACACCCCTTTTTCAACCAGCATCTCGATGCCGATACGGTACCTTTCCTCCCAACTCCGTCCGCGAAGGTACTCGCGCGGAGTGAGCCCGCCAAATTTGTCACTACGCGTCCCATACCACGCCGTAATTTCCCAATGTTTGTAACGCGGGATCAAAATCTTGTTGTCCGCGCTCTCGATCATCCCCCGCGTATACCCAGCCTGATAGGCCGGCGTCTTCTCCACGATATGATGGACATCGTAACCAGATCTCGACTCTTTCGCCCGCTCTCTGAGTTCCTCCAGCGAGCGCGGCTCGTCGAAATAGGATCGGATGGTGTGTCCTGCTTCATTTGCCAGCCAGCCGACACGCGCCAGAAAGAGGGCCTGTCTGAATGAAGGGAGTTGTTTCAGATATCTGGCGACTGAACGCCCGATCCGGTTGCGCTCGCGCGCCGTTTCCGGCCGCCTCTCGGGCACCTCCGGTTCTTCTGGCTCGTGGCTCGCCAGAATGATTCTCGGGCGCCCGGAATCGGTGCGTTGGGCCGGCTCGCGCCAGCCGCCTGTTCGGGTCCAGCGCCCGCCGTGGCGATGGCCGCGCGGCACGCGTGGCTGGTTGGGATCGAAGTTCGCGCGGCGTTCGAGAAGCAGTTCCAAATGCGCCGCCCGAATCCGGAACGTCGCTTCGCTGATCCGTGCGATAAGCGCCAGCCGCCTCTGCCTGTCGGTTTGAATTCCATACACGCCCTTCCCCTTTCCGCATCATTGCCACGCGACAATGATGAGGCCGTCATGGCCAACGGGGATAAACAGGCAGGGGAAACTGCTGACGGCAACGATGCGAACTTGTGTCAGGGCATAAGAATCAATGAGTTGGCGGCCTTAAAGATCTTGTTTCGACCATTTGCGCGAGCATCTGGGTCCACGGGTCCCGCTCAAACGCCGGGCGCAGCAACCGCTCACCCCAGAAACAGCCCCTCCAGAAAGCGGGCCGCGTCCTCAAAGCGCCCTTCGCCGTCCTTGCCTGGTCCCAGCACCGCGCGCACTTGCACGTCGAAATCGGCATAGTGCTGGGTGGTCGCCCAGATGGCGAAGATGAAGTGATGGGGGTCGGTCTTTTTCAACCTGCCGGCGCGCATCCAGCCGCGGATGACCGCGGCCTTTTCGTCGACCAGTTCCTTCAGCTCACCTTCGAGAAGGTGATGGATGCGCGGCGCGCCCTGCAGGATCTCGTTGGCG
This window harbors:
- a CDS encoding DUF2019 domain-containing protein gives rise to the protein MTKTSLELLSTAQLISRFAEIGAAQYEAELDLDTRRYNRLYDQMTLVSQELKRRPGDERSHLSELYGHPNIQVRLKAAVHTLAVHPEEAREVLEEVAARSGYPQSGDARGMLRALHDRSYVPE